In a single window of the Arthrobacter sp. StoSoilA2 genome:
- a CDS encoding bifunctional SulP family inorganic anion transporter/carbonic anhydrase, with amino-acid sequence MPQPNDSASISIDSHSPPGKNPPGKNPPGNPRKAQGFLSNLGADLPASLVVFLVALPLSLGIAAASGAPVMAGLIAAAIGGIVAGSLGGSPLQVSGPAAGLTVVVAGLVDEFGWQVTCAITAAAGVVQLLLGISRVGRAALAVSPVVVKAMLAGIGITIILQQLHVLLGGQAAGSAVENLTALPGAITNVELHSALLGLAVVAILLAWKYLPTAVRKIPGPLAAVVAVTALSAAVAPSVERISFSGSLFDAVALPSLPDGNWRAAVMAVITVALIASIESLLSAVAVDKMHAGTRTNLNRELVGQGSANMVSGMLGGLPVTGVIVRSATNVEAGAASRVSAILHGVWVLVFSALFAGLIQLIPLSVLAGLLLVIGAKLIKVADIKTSLRTGDLLVYVVTLACVVVLNLLEGVIIGLALAALCVLWRVLRAQIQAHAPAGEQLPWRVTIAGSCSFFALPRLNRVLHSVPEGQDAVVELNADYLDHAFREALVAWQTQHRSSGASVLLEEHGTTAFTDAADSTPQRQDPREFPLPPRTSWQSSPLDGTHQEAHDDGVQLPLRSILLGIDKYHRRYADKVRPLVQDLTEGQNPDTLFVACVDSRVNPNLITSSGPGDLLTLRNIGNVVCPDGRDASIDSALAFAVKGLSVDSIVICGHSNCGAMKAVIADAEGAAAALGGGFDAWLEHARPSYRALLDGHPVALAAEAEGYSRLDQLSMVNVAVQLQKLEEHQVTGPALASGRVQATGLFYDICTARVVLVTPQGIEQLDPSMAVH; translated from the coding sequence GTGCCACAACCAAACGACTCCGCTTCCATATCAATCGACTCCCACAGTCCGCCCGGAAAGAACCCGCCCGGAAAGAACCCGCCCGGCAACCCGCGCAAAGCCCAAGGTTTCCTCAGCAACCTCGGCGCCGACCTCCCTGCGTCCTTGGTGGTTTTCCTCGTTGCCCTTCCGCTGTCCCTCGGCATCGCGGCGGCCTCCGGAGCACCTGTCATGGCCGGGCTCATCGCAGCTGCCATCGGCGGAATCGTCGCGGGCAGCCTGGGCGGCTCTCCACTCCAGGTGAGCGGTCCCGCCGCGGGCCTGACCGTCGTCGTTGCCGGCCTGGTTGACGAGTTCGGCTGGCAGGTGACGTGTGCGATTACGGCTGCTGCCGGCGTCGTGCAGTTGCTGCTGGGTATCAGCCGCGTAGGCCGGGCCGCACTGGCAGTGTCGCCGGTGGTGGTCAAAGCCATGCTCGCTGGCATCGGCATCACGATCATCCTGCAGCAGTTGCATGTGCTGCTCGGCGGCCAGGCCGCTGGGTCCGCCGTCGAAAACCTGACCGCACTTCCAGGGGCCATCACCAACGTCGAGTTGCATTCGGCGCTGCTGGGACTGGCCGTCGTCGCGATTCTTCTGGCGTGGAAATACCTGCCCACTGCGGTGCGGAAGATTCCCGGGCCGCTTGCCGCCGTCGTCGCTGTTACCGCTTTGTCTGCAGCAGTTGCGCCCAGCGTCGAGCGCATCAGCTTCAGTGGTTCCCTGTTCGACGCCGTCGCCCTTCCCAGTTTGCCGGACGGTAACTGGCGTGCCGCGGTCATGGCGGTCATCACGGTAGCCCTGATCGCAAGCATCGAATCGCTGCTTTCCGCGGTGGCGGTGGACAAGATGCATGCAGGCACGCGCACCAACCTCAACCGGGAACTCGTTGGACAAGGGTCCGCCAATATGGTCTCCGGCATGCTGGGCGGCCTCCCGGTGACGGGCGTGATCGTCCGCAGCGCCACCAACGTTGAAGCCGGCGCCGCGAGCCGCGTGTCCGCCATCCTGCACGGCGTGTGGGTCCTGGTGTTCTCTGCACTGTTCGCCGGTCTCATCCAGCTGATTCCGTTGTCCGTGCTCGCAGGCCTGTTGCTCGTCATCGGCGCCAAGCTCATCAAGGTCGCCGACATCAAAACCAGCCTGCGCACCGGCGACCTCCTGGTCTACGTGGTCACGCTGGCATGCGTTGTTGTACTGAACTTGCTCGAGGGCGTCATTATCGGCCTGGCACTCGCGGCCCTCTGCGTGTTGTGGCGGGTACTCCGTGCCCAGATCCAAGCCCATGCTCCCGCCGGGGAGCAGCTGCCGTGGCGGGTCACGATCGCCGGGTCCTGCAGCTTCTTCGCCCTGCCCCGACTGAACCGCGTGCTTCACTCCGTGCCCGAAGGACAGGACGCAGTGGTTGAACTCAACGCCGATTACCTCGATCACGCATTCCGCGAGGCTCTGGTTGCCTGGCAGACGCAGCACCGCTCCAGCGGCGCCTCGGTGCTGCTGGAGGAACACGGAACCACCGCTTTTACCGACGCCGCGGACAGCACTCCCCAGCGTCAGGATCCACGCGAATTCCCGCTGCCACCCAGGACTTCCTGGCAATCGTCGCCGCTGGATGGTACCCACCAAGAAGCGCACGACGACGGCGTGCAGCTTCCGCTGCGGTCGATCCTCCTTGGCATCGACAAATACCATCGACGCTACGCAGACAAGGTTCGCCCGCTGGTGCAGGACCTGACCGAGGGGCAGAACCCGGACACCTTGTTTGTTGCCTGCGTCGACTCCCGCGTCAATCCGAACCTGATCACCAGCAGCGGCCCCGGCGACCTTCTGACACTGCGGAACATCGGCAACGTAGTGTGCCCTGATGGCCGGGATGCCTCGATCGATTCTGCCCTGGCATTCGCGGTCAAGGGCTTGTCCGTGGACTCGATCGTGATCTGCGGCCACTCCAATTGCGGCGCGATGAAGGCCGTTATCGCCGACGCCGAGGGTGCGGCCGCAGCTTTGGGTGGGGGCTTCGATGCCTGGCTGGAGCACGCCCGGCCGAGCTACCGCGCGCTGTTGGACGGTCATCCTGTGGCCCTTGCTGCCGAAGCTGAGGGCTACAGCCGCCTGGACCAGCTCAGCATGGTGAACGTAGCTGTCCAACTCCAGAAGCTCGAAGAGCACCAGGTCACTGGGCCAGCCCTGGCATCTGGACGAGTGCAGGCCACGGGTTTGTTCTACGACATTTGCACGGCCCGCGTGGTCCTTGTGACTCCCCAGGGCATCGAACAACTGGATCCGAGCATGGCCGTTCACTAG
- a CDS encoding ammonium transporter, whose protein sequence is MEISAQHVWLMLSSAMVLFMTPGLGLFYGGMTRAKAALNMIMMSFISAGIVGVVWVLWGYSMTTGDGFLGLFGNPFAHFGLQDLMGSPDLLKVVFAATFAIITVALISGAIADRAKFGAWALFVPIWVTVVYCPLAYMVWGGGLMSAGGAVTQIFGQVIDFAGGAVVEVSSGTAAFVLALIVGKRHGFAKDPNHRPHNVPFIMIGAAILWFGWFGFNGGAATTVEQAGLIWVNTLVAPAAAMLSWLVTEKIRHGHPTSLGAASGVVAGLVAITPSCANITPLAALGLGLVAGAACAVFVDLKYKFGFDDSLDVVGVHFGAGVIGTLSLGFVAFPTEGVAGGLLYGGGVQQLVAQTVAVLLTIALSGLGTLLIGRAIDKTIGFRVAHEHEVTGVDLTQHAESAYEFGLTAHGHFRQQQAHLSSLIKGGRKESEQAKEDSFA, encoded by the coding sequence GTGGAGATCTCTGCGCAACACGTCTGGCTGATGTTGTCATCGGCAATGGTGCTTTTCATGACTCCGGGCCTTGGCCTTTTCTACGGCGGCATGACCCGCGCCAAGGCAGCGCTCAACATGATCATGATGAGCTTCATCTCTGCGGGCATTGTTGGCGTGGTGTGGGTCCTGTGGGGATACTCGATGACCACCGGCGACGGCTTCCTGGGCCTGTTCGGCAACCCCTTTGCACACTTCGGCCTCCAGGACCTCATGGGTTCGCCTGACCTCCTCAAGGTAGTTTTCGCGGCTACGTTCGCCATCATCACTGTGGCGCTCATCAGCGGTGCCATCGCCGACCGCGCCAAATTCGGCGCGTGGGCGCTCTTCGTCCCCATCTGGGTAACCGTGGTCTACTGCCCGCTGGCTTACATGGTCTGGGGCGGTGGCTTGATGAGCGCCGGCGGAGCCGTCACGCAGATCTTCGGCCAGGTGATCGACTTCGCCGGCGGTGCCGTAGTTGAGGTCAGTTCAGGTACCGCCGCTTTCGTCCTCGCATTGATCGTGGGAAAGCGTCACGGATTCGCCAAGGACCCCAACCACCGCCCCCACAACGTCCCGTTCATCATGATCGGCGCAGCAATCCTCTGGTTCGGGTGGTTTGGCTTCAATGGCGGCGCTGCAACTACGGTTGAGCAGGCAGGCCTGATCTGGGTCAACACCCTGGTGGCTCCTGCCGCTGCGATGCTGAGCTGGTTGGTCACGGAGAAGATCCGCCACGGACACCCGACATCGTTGGGCGCAGCCTCCGGCGTTGTCGCCGGCTTGGTGGCCATCACCCCTTCCTGCGCCAACATCACCCCACTCGCGGCCCTTGGCCTGGGACTCGTTGCCGGTGCTGCCTGCGCGGTGTTCGTAGACCTGAAGTACAAGTTCGGTTTCGACGATTCCCTTGACGTCGTGGGCGTGCACTTCGGCGCCGGCGTGATCGGCACGCTTTCGCTTGGCTTCGTTGCCTTCCCCACAGAGGGCGTGGCCGGCGGCCTCCTTTACGGCGGCGGCGTTCAGCAACTCGTGGCACAGACAGTTGCCGTGCTGCTCACTATCGCCCTCTCTGGCCTGGGCACCCTCCTGATCGGCCGCGCTATTGACAAGACAATCGGCTTCCGCGTGGCCCACGAACATGAAGTAACCGGCGTGGACCTCACCCAGCATGCAGAGTCTGCCTACGAGTTCGGCCTCACGGCCCACGGCCATTTCCGCCAGCAGCAGGCGCACTTGTCGTCGCTGATCAAGGGTGGACGCAAGGAGTCGGAGCAGGCAAAGGAAGACAGCTTCGCCTAG
- a CDS encoding MFS transporter — MKQDPLAVETQMHATPDEGKSKQSPAKTRAAGKIPWGGLLVLAAAGFTAVTTELLPSGLLPQISRDLGVEESAVGSLTAAYAAIIVFTALPLSRLLGGRVPRKTLLIGTVLAFALSNVLLALSPNLEVAIVARLLGGIAHGMLWSSMAPYVARIVPAHSVGKSMAVVFSGTSIALAVGAPIGTLMGTLMTWRVSFVVLAGVGVLLAVLAFWLLPAAHDPGTHKTPSIRAALKLPGVIAVATAWPLLLLAHFTLFTYVAPFLLASGLPEALTGISLSVVGISGLVGIWIAGLTADSRPRRSVITAVGLLLLAFALLPVLGGTWVGVFALMVAWGVSFGAIGIYNQAAILRAGGEHKDAANGLTVVTIQLGIAIGAGYGALALTTVGAQLVPLAAALPTAIALGIIIFSRRGGYPAGPRETTPRETGPREK; from the coding sequence TTGAAGCAGGACCCTTTGGCGGTCGAAACCCAGATGCACGCGACACCCGATGAAGGAAAGTCCAAGCAAAGCCCAGCGAAAACCCGGGCAGCGGGCAAGATCCCTTGGGGCGGCCTTTTGGTGCTTGCTGCCGCGGGCTTTACGGCTGTCACCACAGAGCTGCTTCCGTCCGGGCTGCTTCCCCAGATCAGCCGGGATCTGGGTGTGGAGGAATCGGCTGTAGGTTCCCTGACCGCAGCATATGCAGCAATCATCGTCTTCACCGCCCTTCCCTTGTCCCGACTCCTGGGCGGGAGGGTCCCACGAAAGACCCTGTTGATCGGGACCGTACTTGCCTTTGCACTTAGCAACGTCTTGCTGGCATTGAGCCCAAATCTTGAAGTGGCCATCGTTGCAAGGCTGTTGGGCGGTATTGCCCATGGCATGTTGTGGTCGAGCATGGCGCCGTACGTGGCGCGAATCGTTCCTGCCCACTCGGTGGGCAAGTCCATGGCCGTCGTCTTCAGCGGAACCAGCATCGCGTTGGCAGTCGGGGCTCCGATAGGCACACTGATGGGCACGCTCATGACATGGCGGGTTTCCTTCGTGGTCCTGGCCGGGGTTGGCGTCCTGTTGGCAGTTTTGGCGTTCTGGCTCCTGCCTGCTGCGCATGATCCGGGTACCCACAAGACGCCGTCGATCCGGGCGGCGCTCAAGCTACCGGGCGTGATCGCCGTGGCCACCGCTTGGCCACTCTTGCTGCTGGCACACTTCACACTCTTTACATATGTTGCCCCTTTCCTGCTCGCCTCCGGATTGCCCGAAGCCCTCACTGGCATTTCCCTGTCCGTGGTGGGAATCTCGGGCTTGGTCGGGATCTGGATTGCCGGCCTGACCGCCGATTCCCGTCCCCGGCGTTCGGTGATTACCGCCGTCGGGCTTCTTTTGCTTGCCTTCGCGCTGCTTCCGGTTCTGGGCGGCACATGGGTGGGGGTTTTCGCGCTGATGGTCGCCTGGGGTGTTTCCTTCGGAGCGATCGGCATCTACAACCAGGCGGCGATCCTTCGCGCCGGCGGGGAGCACAAGGATGCGGCCAACGGCCTCACAGTAGTTACCATCCAGCTGGGGATCGCCATCGGTGCCGGCTACGGTGCTTTGGCGCTGACCACCGTTGGGGCTCAGCTGGTGCCGCTGGCCGCGGCGCTGCCAACAGCGATTGCCTTGGGGATCATCATCTTCAGCAGGCGTGGCGGATACCCGGCAGGGCCGCGCGAAACAACGCCGCGCGAAACAGGGCCTCGCGAAAAATGA
- a CDS encoding ATP-binding protein has product MEQSAALTEVIAVKGIIQDQHPVDFHALGVAGCIDRLAAPLRRSGVTVHWHTPHHGIEISSASAALLYHVAQETFSNTLNYADASELTIRLNAVYHGIQLTIMDNGKGFEIHAAPSGRRHGFGLLLMSIAVHDAGGSVEIDSGVGRGTTVRVTLPLD; this is encoded by the coding sequence ATGGAACAGTCAGCAGCGCTAACCGAGGTGATCGCCGTCAAGGGCATCATCCAGGACCAGCACCCCGTGGATTTCCACGCACTTGGTGTCGCAGGATGCATCGACAGGCTTGCTGCGCCGCTTCGACGCTCCGGAGTGACCGTCCATTGGCACACACCCCACCACGGCATCGAGATCTCGTCCGCATCCGCCGCGCTGCTGTACCACGTAGCCCAAGAGACTTTCAGCAACACGCTGAACTACGCCGACGCCAGCGAACTGACCATCCGCCTCAACGCCGTTTACCACGGAATCCAACTGACGATCATGGACAACGGCAAAGGTTTCGAAATCCACGCCGCCCCCAGCGGCCGCCGCCACGGCTTCGGCCTGCTGCTCATGTCCATTGCCGTACACGACGCCGGAGGGTCAGTCGAGATCGACTCCGGGGTTGGGCGGGGCACCACCGTGAGGGTCACACTGCCACTGGATTGA
- a CDS encoding transglycosylase domain-containing protein: MARNKGPRLGLGKVLLRIFGFFFVSALCGVLICGFMVPVVQFTSTTMGGSIGFYESLPSQLDVDSPSLSSTVLSADGQHIATFYAENRVKVPLDQMSPFIRQAIVAIEDSRFYEHPGVDAQGIIRALTSNVTKGTRQGASTLTQQYVTNVLNESRLSQGRPEDVVLSGDKTMGDKLREIKLALELEKRFSKDQILEGYLNIVFFNRNAYGIEAASRYFFSTSAKDLTLPQAALLAGLVNGPSVYDPTTAPESAFARRNLVLDRMLEQGKITQVDHDAAVASPVELKITPSLQGCAGATIAIYFCDYVSHLILNNEAYGATVEDRERLLYRGGLTITTTLDSRLQAAAQVQVDASAGANPDKWGASMTTVQPGTGKILSMAQNTVFVPQDGKFDTQLNFNVDAKDENGNDLNGAGGFQPGSTMKPFIFAEWLNEGKSPTAVVDASRRVYPVGFPWRSSCGKVLGGYSTAQKAQNLGADDDLQNNDEGYYRPMPINYGLYNSINTATFATAAQLDFCGIQKMVDAVGLHSGLDNAQINMHQIGNLLGSIGVAPVVLASAYATFANDGTYCKPIAITDISDSQGRKYPAQTPECKETVKPAVARGVTAVLQDVLKLGSGVYIEPKVQNQVPVAAKTGTSNNNGATWVAGYTTRLATASFFGDTTAGQQRAGQNVTINGKFYKSLDGYMIAGPQWANYMMQATALYPSGAFNPPAPPPSPGPSTSPAAPR; this comes from the coding sequence ATGGCGCGGAACAAGGGTCCACGGTTAGGTCTTGGCAAGGTCCTTCTGAGGATCTTCGGGTTTTTCTTCGTGAGCGCCCTCTGCGGGGTGCTGATCTGCGGCTTCATGGTGCCGGTGGTTCAGTTCACCAGCACTACCATGGGCGGTTCCATCGGCTTTTACGAAAGCCTTCCCAGCCAACTGGACGTTGATTCGCCGTCCCTTTCCAGCACCGTGCTTAGTGCGGATGGCCAGCACATCGCCACGTTTTATGCCGAGAACCGGGTGAAGGTACCTCTGGATCAGATGTCACCCTTCATCCGCCAGGCAATCGTGGCCATCGAAGACAGCCGTTTTTACGAACATCCCGGAGTAGATGCGCAAGGGATCATCCGCGCCCTGACATCCAACGTGACCAAGGGAACCCGGCAGGGCGCGTCCACCCTGACCCAGCAATACGTCACCAACGTGCTGAACGAGTCCCGCCTCTCGCAGGGTCGGCCCGAGGACGTGGTGCTCAGCGGGGACAAGACCATGGGTGACAAGCTGCGCGAGATCAAGCTGGCGTTGGAGCTTGAGAAACGCTTCAGCAAAGACCAAATCCTTGAGGGGTACCTGAACATCGTGTTCTTCAACCGGAACGCGTATGGCATCGAAGCTGCTTCACGCTACTTCTTCAGCACATCAGCAAAAGACCTCACATTGCCACAGGCCGCGCTCTTGGCCGGCTTGGTGAACGGACCCAGCGTCTATGACCCAACAACCGCCCCGGAATCAGCGTTCGCCCGCCGAAACCTGGTGCTGGACAGGATGTTGGAACAAGGCAAGATCACGCAAGTAGATCATGATGCGGCAGTCGCCAGCCCCGTTGAGCTGAAAATCACTCCTTCCCTGCAGGGCTGCGCGGGCGCCACCATTGCCATCTACTTCTGCGATTACGTGTCCCACCTGATCCTCAACAATGAGGCCTACGGCGCAACCGTGGAGGACCGCGAACGACTCCTCTACCGGGGCGGGCTCACCATCACCACCACGTTGGATAGCCGGTTGCAGGCGGCGGCACAAGTACAAGTGGATGCCTCTGCAGGCGCGAACCCGGACAAGTGGGGTGCTTCGATGACCACCGTGCAACCAGGCACGGGAAAGATACTGTCCATGGCACAAAACACGGTGTTCGTTCCGCAGGACGGGAAATTCGATACCCAGTTGAACTTCAACGTGGATGCGAAGGACGAAAACGGTAACGACCTCAACGGTGCCGGTGGCTTCCAACCCGGCTCCACCATGAAGCCGTTCATTTTCGCGGAGTGGCTCAACGAGGGCAAGTCGCCCACTGCCGTGGTGGATGCTTCCCGCCGGGTCTACCCGGTTGGCTTCCCCTGGCGGTCCAGCTGCGGCAAGGTGCTGGGTGGATACAGCACTGCGCAGAAGGCCCAAAACCTCGGCGCGGATGATGACCTGCAGAACAACGACGAGGGCTACTACCGCCCCATGCCCATCAACTACGGCCTTTACAACTCCATTAACACCGCCACTTTCGCTACTGCCGCCCAGTTGGATTTCTGCGGCATCCAAAAAATGGTGGACGCGGTTGGTTTGCACAGCGGCTTGGACAACGCCCAGATCAACATGCACCAGATCGGCAACCTCCTGGGGTCCATCGGCGTCGCTCCTGTTGTCCTGGCGAGCGCCTACGCAACATTCGCCAACGATGGCACCTATTGCAAACCAATCGCCATCACCGACATCAGCGACTCACAAGGCAGAAAATATCCAGCGCAAACCCCTGAATGCAAGGAGACGGTGAAACCTGCTGTGGCCCGTGGGGTCACAGCGGTGCTGCAGGACGTCCTCAAGCTCGGATCCGGCGTCTACATCGAACCCAAGGTACAGAACCAGGTCCCCGTCGCGGCCAAAACCGGTACCTCCAACAACAACGGCGCAACCTGGGTGGCCGGATACACCACCCGGCTCGCCACGGCTTCCTTCTTTGGGGATACGACGGCGGGACAACAGCGCGCGGGACAGAACGTCACCATTAACGGAAAGTTCTACAAGTCATTGGACGGCTACATGATCGCCGGCCCGCAGTGGGCCAACTACATGATGCAGGCCACCGCCCTCTATCCGAGCGGTGCGTTCAACCCTCCCGCTCCCCCGCCTTCCCCTGGTCCGAGCACGTCACCGGCCGCACCTCGCTGA
- a CDS encoding DUF1992 domain-containing protein has translation MSAGNNAFRRKLERGAELRAVRSWGGNAEEDAELEAAEAEEREKRRKVDDAARVEYLIRDAMNQGKFDNLKYAGKPIPGLGEHYDPDWWVKGLIQREQLSGIGPPAILLRIEDAELDAKLDQQYTEKQVRDILEDFNKRVIEARRQLQGGPPVITKLRDVDAELERWRGRRAAAAPPEPEPGEPIKRTWWQRLWNGFG, from the coding sequence GTGAGCGCCGGGAACAACGCCTTCAGGCGGAAGCTCGAGCGGGGAGCGGAACTGCGGGCCGTCCGATCGTGGGGCGGCAATGCCGAGGAAGACGCAGAGCTTGAGGCGGCCGAGGCGGAGGAGCGGGAGAAACGCCGCAAGGTGGACGACGCCGCGCGGGTCGAATATTTGATCCGGGATGCCATGAACCAGGGCAAATTCGACAACCTCAAATACGCCGGCAAGCCGATCCCGGGCCTGGGGGAGCACTATGACCCGGACTGGTGGGTCAAAGGTCTGATCCAGCGCGAGCAACTCAGCGGGATCGGCCCGCCAGCCATACTCCTCCGGATCGAGGACGCTGAACTCGACGCGAAGCTGGATCAGCAGTACACGGAGAAGCAGGTCCGCGACATTCTTGAGGACTTCAACAAGCGGGTCATTGAGGCTCGTCGACAGCTCCAGGGTGGGCCGCCAGTGATCACCAAGCTGAGGGATGTTGACGCCGAGCTGGAACGCTGGCGCGGACGACGTGCCGCGGCGGCGCCGCCCGAGCCGGAGCCCGGGGAACCAATCAAACGTACTTGGTGGCAGCGGCTCTGGAACGGCTTCGGCTGA
- a CDS encoding glutamine amidotransferase, which translates to MKPFLLLATRAEDAAADDEYQAYLRYCGLQAEELVRIRLESGPLPAIDLAGYSGVIVGGSPYTSSDPVEEKSPAQLRVEAELSALLDRIVAEDFPFLGACYGVGTLGVHQGAIIDRRYGEPVGATEIKLTADGERDPLLKGLPHTFEAFVGHKEACSKLPGNAVLLASSAACPVHMFRIKKNLYATQFHPELDVDGLITRINIYKNAGYFPPDAADELIETAKQASVTEPMRVLRNFTELYAR; encoded by the coding sequence GTGAAGCCCTTCCTTTTGTTGGCCACGCGTGCCGAAGACGCGGCAGCGGATGACGAGTACCAGGCTTACCTCCGGTACTGCGGGCTCCAGGCTGAGGAATTGGTCCGCATCAGGCTCGAGTCAGGACCATTGCCGGCCATTGACCTGGCCGGATACTCCGGTGTGATTGTGGGCGGCAGTCCCTACACCTCCAGCGACCCTGTGGAGGAGAAGAGCCCGGCCCAGCTTCGCGTCGAAGCTGAACTCTCAGCCCTCCTGGATCGCATCGTGGCCGAGGACTTCCCCTTCTTGGGTGCCTGCTACGGAGTTGGAACCCTGGGTGTTCATCAGGGAGCCATCATTGATCGCCGCTACGGTGAACCGGTGGGTGCCACGGAGATTAAATTGACCGCGGACGGGGAGCGCGATCCCCTGCTCAAAGGCCTGCCCCACACCTTCGAAGCATTCGTCGGGCATAAGGAAGCCTGCAGCAAGCTGCCGGGAAACGCCGTGTTGCTCGCTAGTTCCGCAGCCTGCCCGGTGCACATGTTCCGCATCAAGAAGAATCTCTATGCCACGCAATTCCACCCCGAACTGGATGTCGACGGCCTGATCACCAGGATCAACATCTACAAGAACGCGGGCTATTTCCCGCCGGACGCTGCCGATGAACTCATCGAAACCGCCAAGCAAGCCTCGGTGACGGAACCGATGCGGGTCTTGAGGAATTTCACAGAACTCTACGCTCGCTAG
- a CDS encoding VOC family protein produces the protein MTTVSNAFIPVSDPGRAAKWYSEHLRLRIVTVSEWSAVLTGDGGATVTLMGPLSGIAAEPGLAWATCGFLVEDLTGMRDRLLRNGHGVSVVEGDPDVCLFFTVRDLDGNVLLLTDR, from the coding sequence GTGACTACTGTTTCCAATGCATTCATTCCCGTCTCGGATCCGGGCCGGGCAGCCAAGTGGTATTCGGAGCACCTGAGGCTTCGGATCGTCACCGTTTCGGAGTGGTCGGCAGTTCTAACGGGCGACGGCGGTGCCACAGTTACGCTGATGGGTCCCCTCAGCGGGATCGCGGCTGAGCCCGGGCTGGCTTGGGCGACGTGCGGTTTCCTCGTGGAGGACCTCACGGGCATGCGGGATCGTTTGCTCAGGAACGGACATGGCGTGTCGGTGGTGGAGGGCGATCCGGACGTGTGCTTGTTCTTCACCGTCCGGGACCTCGACGGGAACGTCCTGCTGCTCACGGACCGCTAG
- a CDS encoding acyl-CoA dehydrogenase family protein gives MSDPEAQPVRISSESVQLQALEPVLEQIRAAVGNIPELLAIAGEIGHTAPKPGEGNTAKLWELLASVTAVDVAAGRVLEPHLDALAILAQSGSEAVATGPWGVFAAEGPGMKLEAKTDPAGNYVLNGAKPWCSLAAQLDNAIITAHTEGNGRTAFAVSLKDPGVSCETPRWTSRGLQEIPSGTVHFEHVKAAPVGDEDWYFKRPGFAWGGMGVASCWFGGAVAMARDFRAALAAGVGNGRNPDQIALASLGEVDRILTSVGGYLAATAERIDAGRLADSGGDGSSAWSEALRVRGTVAAAVERVQTVVSQNLGPGPLAFNEGYGKRMADLSLYIRQHHALRDDAQLGALTLDGDAGW, from the coding sequence ATGAGCGACCCCGAAGCCCAACCCGTACGCATCAGTTCCGAGTCCGTTCAACTTCAAGCCCTCGAACCCGTACTCGAACAAATCCGGGCGGCCGTGGGTAACATCCCTGAACTGTTGGCCATTGCCGGGGAGATAGGACACACTGCTCCGAAGCCTGGCGAGGGCAACACAGCCAAGCTCTGGGAACTCCTGGCGTCCGTCACGGCCGTGGACGTGGCCGCCGGACGCGTCCTTGAACCCCACCTGGACGCCCTCGCGATCCTGGCCCAGTCCGGTTCCGAAGCAGTCGCGACAGGCCCGTGGGGAGTCTTCGCGGCCGAAGGTCCCGGCATGAAACTCGAGGCCAAGACCGACCCTGCCGGAAACTACGTACTCAACGGCGCCAAACCATGGTGCTCGCTGGCCGCCCAGCTGGACAATGCCATCATCACAGCCCACACGGAGGGCAACGGCAGGACGGCCTTCGCCGTCAGCCTGAAGGACCCTGGAGTTTCGTGCGAAACCCCGAGGTGGACCAGCCGGGGCCTGCAGGAAATCCCCAGCGGCACCGTCCACTTCGAGCATGTGAAGGCAGCACCGGTGGGCGACGAGGACTGGTATTTCAAACGTCCCGGCTTCGCGTGGGGTGGCATGGGAGTGGCCTCGTGCTGGTTCGGCGGAGCCGTGGCAATGGCCCGTGACTTCAGGGCAGCCCTGGCCGCGGGCGTAGGAAACGGCCGGAACCCGGACCAGATCGCCCTCGCTTCCCTGGGCGAGGTGGACCGGATCCTCACCTCCGTCGGCGGATACCTGGCCGCAACAGCCGAACGGATCGACGCCGGCCGGCTGGCCGATTCAGGTGGAGACGGCTCCAGCGCCTGGAGCGAAGCCTTGCGCGTCCGCGGGACTGTTGCCGCCGCCGTCGAACGTGTCCAAACGGTTGTGAGCCAGAACCTTGGACCGGGCCCGCTGGCTTTCAACGAGGGGTACGGAAAACGAATGGCGGACCTGTCCTTATACATTCGCCAGCACCACGCCCTGAGAGACGACGCGCAGTTGGGCGCCTTGACTCTGGATGGGGACGCCGGATGGTGA